Proteins from one Mycolicibacter virginiensis genomic window:
- a CDS encoding PE family protein, protein MPLHVVPEGLAAACARVEALTARLAAAHASAAPVITAVVPPAADLVSVQSAATLSLFGGRHEAVAAQGTAELGRSGIGVGEAGVNYASGDAAAASVYPNWRLA, encoded by the coding sequence ATGCCGCTACATGTCGTCCCTGAAGGACTGGCCGCTGCCTGCGCACGCGTGGAAGCGCTGACAGCCAGGCTTGCCGCAGCACACGCCAGTGCGGCGCCGGTGATCACGGCGGTGGTTCCTCCCGCGGCTGACTTGGTATCGGTGCAGAGTGCGGCCACGCTCAGCCTCTTCGGCGGCCGGCATGAAGCGGTAGCGGCCCAGGGCACAGCCGAACTCGGCCGATCGGGGATCGGAGTGGGTGAGGCCGGCGTCAACTACGCCTCGGGCGATGCCGCCGCGGCGTCGGTGTATCCGAATTGGCGGCTTGCGTGA